A section of the Actinomycetota bacterium genome encodes:
- a CDS encoding transposase produces MPPSIVATVIVLQKLGGLSDREAVERFTYDARWRYAAGVGGWDRGPTGFAHTVLVDMRARLRASDDPDRIKRATTEVAADAGLLGLKRALDSAPLFDAVATMDTVTLVRSAIRGLLRACPSQLAAEVRAVLERDDDYVAAGKPPCDWDDAEAREQLVDALIRDGLAALGVLEDRELPAGVIEAVELLATVVGQDVERGGDGVFRIARKVAKDRVISTVDPQARHGHKSTARKFDGYKGHVAVDPDSEIITQTAVTAANVGDAEATEVLLTEFTVACAQDAAADGDDADRPDGPDTTHNGEAVAGSRNNHADDGNDDGPRVYGDAAYGSGQNLALLDKLGADAMTKVAAATAPGGRLPKDRFDIDLDAATVTCPAGQSAPLRFAANGHGVAAFGKRCVECPLRQQCTASARGRNVNVGPYEALLAAARARQQDPQWQADYGANRPKVERRLAYLLRRWHGGRRARVRGRQRVAQDWDLNAAAHNLARLAVLGVRKTAIGWHAAAA; encoded by the coding sequence GTGCCCCCGTCGATCGTGGCGACGGTGATCGTGCTGCAGAAGCTGGGGGGCCTGTCCGATCGCGAGGCGGTGGAGCGGTTCACCTACGACGCTCGCTGGCGGTACGCGGCGGGGGTGGGCGGCTGGGATCGGGGTCCGACCGGTTTCGCGCACACGGTGTTGGTGGACATGCGCGCCCGGCTGCGCGCGTCGGACGATCCGGACCGGATCAAGCGGGCCACGACCGAGGTGGCTGCGGACGCGGGGCTGTTGGGGTTGAAGCGGGCGTTGGACTCCGCGCCGTTGTTCGACGCGGTCGCCACGATGGACACGGTGACGTTGGTGCGGTCGGCGATCCGGGGGCTGCTGCGCGCCTGCCCGTCGCAGCTGGCCGCCGAGGTCCGCGCGGTGCTGGAACGTGACGACGACTATGTCGCGGCCGGCAAGCCGCCGTGTGATTGGGATGACGCCGAGGCGCGCGAGCAACTGGTCGACGCGCTCATCCGCGACGGGCTGGCCGCGCTGGGGGTGCTCGAAGACCGGGAGCTGCCGGCAGGGGTGATCGAAGCGGTGGAACTGCTGGCCACGGTGGTGGGCCAAGACGTCGAGCGGGGCGGCGACGGGGTGTTCCGCATCGCGCGGAAGGTCGCCAAAGATCGGGTGATCTCCACGGTGGATCCCCAGGCCCGTCACGGCCACAAGTCCACGGCGCGCAAGTTCGACGGCTACAAGGGCCACGTCGCGGTGGATCCCGACAGCGAGATCATCACCCAGACCGCGGTCACCGCGGCCAACGTCGGTGACGCCGAAGCGACCGAGGTGCTGCTCACCGAGTTCACCGTCGCCTGCGCCCAGGACGCTGCGGCCGACGGCGACGACGCTGACCGGCCGGATGGCCCCGACACGACACACAACGGCGAAGCCGTCGCCGGTTCGCGCAACAACCACGCCGACGATGGCAACGACGACGGGCCGAGGGTGTACGGCGACGCCGCCTACGGCAGCGGGCAGAACCTGGCGCTGCTCGACAAGCTGGGTGCGGACGCGATGACCAAGGTCGCCGCGGCGACCGCGCCGGGCGGGCGGTTGCCCAAGGACCGGTTCGACATTGACCTGGACGCCGCCACGGTCACCTGCCCCGCCGGGCAAAGCGCGCCGTTGCGGTTCGCGGCCAACGGGCACGGCGTCGCCGCGTTCGGTAAGCGGTGCGTGGAGTGCCCGCTGCGCCAGCAGTGCACCGCATCGGCGCGCGGTCGCAACGTCAACGTCGGCCCCTACGAGGCGCTGCTGGCCGCCGCGCGCGCCCGTCAACAAGACCCCCAATGGCAGGCCGACTACGGCGCCAACCGACCCAAAGTCGAACGCCGGCTCGCGTACCTGCTGCGCCGCTGGCACGGCGGGCGCCGCGCCCGGGTGCGCGGCCGACAACGCGTCGCCCAAGACTGGGACCTCAACGCCGCCGCTCACAACCTGGCACGTCTCGCCGTCCTCGGCGTACGCAAAACCGCCATCGGATGG